The DNA segment GAACGACTCGTAAAAGCGAACAGGAAAAAGTTGAGATATTAAAAGGCTGGTTAGAGTAATAAGAAATGTGCTCCTTACATTTTGCTAATTCCCAATGCTTTTAGCGTTTCTGGTCCCGCTATGCCATCTACCTTTAAGTTCTGGCTTTGTTGAAAATTTTTCAGGCTTTTAAATGTTTCCGCCCCAAATACCCCATCAACAGTGACAGGAAAAGCAACGTTCTTCTTATTGAGCGCGTTTTGCAATGCAATCACCACCGAACCTACGTCTCCTTTTTTGATAAATGAGCCCGTAGTTATTTTGCTGCTATTCACCTTATGACTGGCAAGTTCTTCATCCAGCAGACTCATTAAAGAGCTGGTTACTTCTCCATCGCTCTCCAATCCTTTATCCTGTTGAAACTGCTTAACTACCTTATCCGTCTCCTTTCCGAAGTCGCCATCCACCACTAAGACATAACCCAGGTCATATAATTTTTTCTGTAAAGCCGTAACTGAAGCACCAATATCACCCTTTTTCAATACCCCATTAACGGGGGTCAGTACAGTATCTATTACCCCTGGGTTGACAAAAGCTTTTACAGTAGATTTTTTACGTTCTCTACGCATCACCTGTCCCCCATCACTATTGTTGCCCACCGCCGTATTTCCTTCCCAGGCAAAGAAGGAGACACCTTCATTGATCCAGGCTATGAATATACCTGTATGATCGCATGTTCCATCTCCATTCCAGTCATAAAGCACAATATCTCCAGGCTGTGGACTTGAAGTCAGCATGTTCTTCTTTTTCCAGAAATTATAACCGGAAGCACAACTCTGATATCCTTTAAGCGTATCGATTTTTCCCAATGGATGACCAGCTTCATTATAAA comes from the Pedobacter sp. FW305-3-2-15-E-R2A2 genome and includes:
- a CDS encoding peptidoglycan-binding protein, coding for MSRQKILETAESQNGIKESPAGSNKTKYGAWYGLNGVKWCAIFVSWVYNEAGHPLGKIDTLKGYQSCASGYNFWKKKNMLTSSPQPGDIVLYDWNGDGTCDHTGIFIAWINEGVSFFAWEGNTAVGNNSDGGQVMRRERKKSTVKAFVNPGVIDTVLTPVNGVLKKGDIGASVTALQKKLYDLGYVLVVDGDFGKETDKVVKQFQQDKGLESDGEVTSSLMSLLDEELASHKVNSSKITTGSFIKKGDVGSVVIALQNALNKKNVAFPVTVDGVFGAETFKSLKNFQQSQNLKVDGIAGPETLKALGISKM